A portion of the Luteibaculum oceani genome contains these proteins:
- the xerA gene encoding site-specific tyrosine recombinase/integron integrase — protein sequence MKKQDSSKPVLRLHKIHLDGNCYLGFQFKYSETIYSGLRRINANWHSGKKCFYLPFTRKSYLEIIRAFNGTVAVDNTAILVGKRAAINNTNDVDLPLEFRELLVRRRYSANTVRTYCSMFRGFMHFYRKFDLQSITDDQIKDYINFLIEKKNVSISTQNQVINAIKFYYEHVLGREKKKYSLDRPRKERKLPKVISQKELIRLVLAASNLKHQCIIALLYSAGLRRGELIGLRVEDINFDRMQVFIKGGKGKKDRVSILSERMAVGLTKYLAAYSPNYWLFEGPNRNQYGASSVGMLVKRAAKLAGLKGVTPHVLRHSFATHMMEGGTDTRLIQKLLGHEKLDTTAIYTHVSKSSLLKISSPFDSIKTENFRKKSLE from the coding sequence GTGAAAAAGCAAGATTCAAGTAAGCCGGTTCTTCGGTTACATAAAATCCATTTGGATGGTAATTGCTATCTAGGATTTCAGTTTAAATACAGCGAAACCATATACAGTGGGCTAAGGCGGATTAACGCGAACTGGCACTCAGGTAAAAAGTGTTTTTACCTGCCGTTCACTAGAAAATCATATTTGGAGATTATTAGAGCGTTTAATGGAACGGTTGCGGTAGATAATACCGCAATCCTCGTGGGTAAAAGGGCGGCAATAAACAATACTAATGATGTGGATTTACCCTTGGAGTTTAGGGAGTTACTGGTGCGCAGACGATATAGTGCCAATACCGTAAGAACCTACTGCTCGATGTTTCGTGGTTTTATGCATTTCTACAGAAAATTTGACTTACAATCTATAACAGACGATCAAATCAAGGATTACATAAATTTTCTGATTGAGAAAAAGAATGTTAGCATAAGTACCCAAAACCAGGTTATTAACGCTATTAAATTTTATTATGAACATGTTTTGGGACGAGAGAAAAAGAAGTATAGTTTGGATAGACCCAGAAAAGAGCGAAAGCTTCCCAAAGTAATCAGTCAGAAAGAACTTATACGGCTAGTTTTGGCTGCCAGCAATTTAAAGCACCAGTGTATTATTGCCTTACTGTATTCAGCAGGATTAAGAAGGGGAGAGCTCATTGGGTTAAGGGTAGAGGATATAAACTTTGACCGTATGCAGGTATTTATAAAAGGGGGGAAGGGCAAGAAAGATCGGGTATCTATATTAAGTGAACGTATGGCTGTTGGGTTAACAAAATATCTGGCAGCATATAGCCCTAATTACTGGCTTTTTGAGGGGCCCAATCGAAATCAATATGGGGCGTCTAGCGTAGGGATGTTAGTAAAAAGAGCCGCTAAACTGGCTGGGTTAAAAGGGGTAACACCCCATGTACTGCGACATAGCTTTGCAACCCACATGATGGAGGGCGGAACCGATACGAGATTGATTCAAAAACTTTTGGGACACGAGAAATTAGACACAACTGCCATTTATACCCATGTTTCCAAATCGTCCTTACTAAAAATATCATCTCCCTTTGATAGCATAAAGACTGAAAATTTTCGGAAGAAATCATTGGAATAG
- a CDS encoding acyl-CoA thioesterase yields MKHTTELKIRGYHLDGYGHVNNARYLELLEEARWQYLDIINAKSYFEERNLAFVVVNINISYKYPITQGQTLRIETEPSKKGNTSWIFHQIGYLNDSSTQVIDAVVTFVLLDAKTGKPVKVNEEMQEVLLPR; encoded by the coding sequence TTGAAGCATACTACCGAACTAAAAATAAGAGGCTATCACCTTGATGGCTATGGACATGTTAACAATGCAAGATATCTAGAACTACTCGAAGAAGCCCGATGGCAATATTTGGATATCATCAATGCAAAATCTTACTTCGAAGAGCGAAACCTAGCCTTCGTTGTGGTAAACATCAATATCTCATACAAATATCCAATTACCCAGGGACAGACCCTGCGTATAGAAACGGAACCTTCTAAAAAAGGAAATACCAGTTGGATTTTCCACCAGATTGGATATCTCAACGATTCATCAACCCAAGTAATAGACGCTGTTGTTACTTTTGTTTTACTCGACGCCAAAACAGGGAAACCGGTTAAGGTTAACGAAGAAATGCAAGAAGTGCTTTTACCCAGATAA
- a CDS encoding type II toxin-antitoxin system RelE/ParE family toxin, producing the protein MRDVDITEECLEFIDKQGERVSLKFFQLVQVMMQEKVVHALFIKKLQSTKFYELRVKAGNEYRIIIFAIDHLNFSQANQVVCLTGFIKKSTKDYKKAIKAAEKILEEYLNRKENG; encoded by the coding sequence GTGAGAGATGTTGATATTACGGAAGAATGCTTAGAGTTTATCGACAAACAAGGTGAAAGGGTTTCATTAAAATTTTTTCAGCTTGTGCAAGTGATGATGCAAGAGAAAGTGGTGCACGCTTTGTTCATTAAGAAGTTGCAATCCACCAAATTCTATGAACTCCGAGTAAAAGCTGGAAATGAATACCGTATTATCATATTTGCAATTGATCATTTAAACTTCTCTCAAGCTAACCAGGTGGTCTGTTTAACTGGGTTTATAAAAAAGTCCACCAAGGATTATAAAAAGGCAATTAAAGCTGCAGAAAAAATTTTAGAGGAATATTTAAATCGTAAAGAAAATGGGTAA
- a CDS encoding DUF3024 domain-containing protein — MERNIIEINEEKIQDFVDSKRPQDPELRKKIDFGYSFDRKAFEIFTTRPIWINPSKTRNYPFARLRYYQTRNEWNLYWMRANGKWEAYSPFPKANNLSALLEIINEDKLGCFFG; from the coding sequence GTGGAACGAAACATTATAGAAATTAATGAAGAAAAAATTCAAGATTTTGTTGACTCCAAACGTCCTCAGGATCCTGAATTGAGAAAAAAGATTGATTTCGGATATTCCTTTGACAGAAAAGCTTTTGAGATATTCACAACTAGGCCCATTTGGATTAACCCATCAAAAACAAGAAACTACCCATTCGCCAGATTGCGCTATTACCAAACCAGAAATGAATGGAATCTCTACTGGATGAGAGCAAACGGTAAATGGGAGGCCTATTCCCCATTTCCAAAAGCAAACAACTTAAGCGCTCTACTTGAAATTATTAATGAAGATAAACTCGGTTGTTTCTTTGGCTAA
- a CDS encoding helix-turn-helix domain-containing protein, whose product MGKTKSWDQIKDEVYGKKGTPRRDDLERSAQTFRIGYLLRQAREEKHLTQKQLAEIIDKKRTYISRVENDGSNITLKTLYDIVEKGLGGKVSINIEI is encoded by the coding sequence ATGGGAAAGACTAAATCATGGGACCAAATTAAAGATGAGGTTTATGGGAAAAAGGGAACTCCCAGAAGAGATGACCTGGAAAGAAGTGCTCAAACATTTCGAATCGGTTATTTATTAAGACAGGCTAGAGAAGAAAAGCACCTCACACAAAAACAGCTTGCTGAAATCATTGATAAAAAAAGGACATACATCTCCCGAGTTGAGAATGATGGCAGCAACATCACATTAAAAACGCTCTACGATATCGTTGAAAAAGGCCTAGGTGGTAAAGTCTCTATAAACATCGAGATTTAA
- a CDS encoding helix-turn-helix domain-containing protein — MGKAFNAKELLDKRYGKEGSESREKFTEDAFSYYFGEIIRNRRKELHLSQEDLAEKVGKKRPYISRIENGEDIRLSNFALLAKALGLSIQINPE, encoded by the coding sequence ATGGGTAAAGCATTCAACGCCAAGGAACTTTTGGATAAGAGGTACGGAAAAGAAGGTTCAGAATCACGAGAGAAATTCACTGAAGACGCCTTTTCATATTACTTCGGAGAAATCATTCGTAACAGACGAAAGGAACTCCATTTGAGTCAAGAAGATCTCGCTGAAAAAGTGGGTAAAAAACGACCTTACATTTCTCGAATAGAAAATGGTGAAGACATTAGACTATCAAATTTTGCTTTGTTAGCTAAAGCTCTTGGACTCTCTATTCAGATTAATCCAGAATAA
- a CDS encoding insulinase family protein: protein MKKLSILFFCVTLAVSVFAQVDRSKAPAPGPAPKIQIGESETFTLENGLKVILVENHKRPVISYSLTLDYVPFMEGEIAGNASLAGSLLRAGTTSKNKEQIDKSIDFIGANFSTYATGFYASSLTKHTDKLLGIVSDVLLNPTFPKDQLEAEKKKTISGIQAGKEDPNAIMSNVSKALRYGKDHPYGEIETEETVANVSVESCKEFYNTYFRPNIAYLVIVGDITKAEAEKKVKKYFGAWQQAEVPMAVMPEVKGPEGTQVCFVPKTGAVQSVINVTYPVDLKPGAPDAIPSSVMNNILGGGVFSGRLMQNLREDKAYTYGARSSLSTDQYVGSFTAFASVRNEVTDSSVTEFLYELDRLTKEPVSKDDLSLVKNSMNGSFARALESPQTVANFALNIERYKLPKDYYANYLARLSSVSIEEVKQMAQKYIKPNNSLVIVVGNKDVAKSLEKFDADGEVTFYDFYGNEADATERKPAPEGMTAQNVFDNFVLKFTQSEDMKSALKKIKKLKDITTKGTASIQGNEIKMVTYQKAPNLFSQSIMVQGNVIQKQTFDGKKGVSISFQGRKEMEGDDLKKMEVQALLVPELEYQNLGYKSTLLGVEPVNGEDAYVVEITATVGEPSTHFYSVERGVKLQEIVTAETPNGAVTTVQSFDDFKDVKGYVFAHKMSISGPQSLVIEMDEVKVNSNVSSDLFK, encoded by the coding sequence ATGAAAAAATTATCCATATTGTTCTTTTGTGTAACCCTTGCCGTTTCGGTTTTTGCACAAGTAGATCGTAGCAAAGCTCCTGCCCCAGGGCCTGCACCAAAAATTCAAATTGGGGAATCTGAAACATTTACGCTTGAAAACGGACTAAAAGTAATTTTAGTTGAAAACCATAAGCGTCCAGTAATCTCTTACTCACTTACTTTGGATTACGTTCCATTTATGGAGGGTGAAATTGCTGGAAATGCTTCTTTAGCCGGATCTTTATTAAGAGCGGGTACCACAAGCAAAAACAAAGAGCAGATCGATAAAAGCATAGACTTTATTGGTGCTAATTTCAGTACCTACGCTACTGGATTCTACGCATCGTCACTTACCAAGCACACTGATAAGTTACTTGGAATTGTTTCGGATGTATTGTTGAATCCAACTTTCCCAAAAGATCAGTTAGAAGCAGAGAAAAAGAAAACCATTTCTGGTATCCAGGCTGGAAAAGAAGATCCTAACGCGATTATGTCAAACGTTTCTAAAGCGTTGAGATATGGTAAGGATCACCCATACGGGGAAATTGAAACCGAAGAAACTGTTGCTAACGTAAGCGTGGAGTCTTGTAAGGAGTTCTACAACACTTACTTCCGTCCTAACATTGCATACCTGGTAATTGTTGGAGATATTACTAAGGCCGAGGCTGAGAAGAAAGTGAAGAAGTACTTTGGAGCTTGGCAACAAGCAGAAGTTCCAATGGCAGTTATGCCAGAGGTAAAAGGACCCGAAGGAACTCAGGTTTGTTTTGTGCCTAAAACCGGTGCAGTGCAGTCGGTAATTAATGTTACTTATCCAGTAGACCTTAAGCCAGGAGCTCCAGATGCTATCCCATCTAGCGTTATGAATAACATTTTAGGTGGTGGTGTATTTAGCGGTAGATTAATGCAAAACCTTAGAGAGGATAAAGCCTATACCTATGGTGCAAGATCTAGCCTTAGCACAGACCAATACGTTGGTTCTTTTACTGCATTTGCTTCGGTAAGAAATGAAGTGACGGACTCATCGGTTACCGAGTTTTTATACGAATTAGACCGCTTAACAAAAGAGCCTGTTTCTAAAGACGATCTTTCACTAGTGAAAAACTCTATGAACGGTTCTTTTGCAAGAGCTTTAGAGTCTCCACAAACTGTAGCCAATTTTGCTTTAAACATTGAGCGTTACAAGCTTCCTAAAGATTACTACGCAAATTACCTTGCAAGATTGAGCTCAGTTTCTATCGAAGAGGTTAAGCAAATGGCACAGAAGTACATCAAACCAAATAATTCTTTGGTAATTGTAGTTGGAAATAAAGATGTAGCAAAGAGCCTAGAGAAATTCGATGCTGACGGAGAAGTAACTTTCTACGATTTCTACGGAAACGAGGCAGATGCAACGGAGCGCAAGCCAGCTCCAGAAGGAATGACTGCTCAAAATGTATTCGACAACTTTGTGTTGAAGTTTACGCAATCTGAGGATATGAAGTCGGCCCTTAAGAAAATTAAAAAGCTTAAGGATATTACTACCAAAGGAACCGCAAGCATACAGGGGAATGAAATTAAAATGGTTACCTACCAAAAGGCACCAAATTTATTCTCTCAAAGCATTATGGTTCAGGGTAACGTAATCCAGAAGCAAACGTTTGATGGTAAAAAAGGAGTTTCTATTTCTTTCCAAGGGCGTAAAGAAATGGAAGGCGACGACCTTAAGAAAATGGAAGTACAGGCCTTATTGGTACCAGAATTAGAGTACCAAAACCTAGGTTACAAATCTACTTTACTTGGTGTGGAGCCTGTAAATGGAGAAGATGCTTATGTGGTTGAGATTACAGCAACCGTAGGAGAGCCTTCAACTCATTTTTACAGCGTAGAAAGAGGAGTTAAGCTACAAGAAATTGTAACAGCTGAAACGCCAAACGGTGCGGTAACTACAGTACAGTCTTTTGACGACTTTAAAGATGTTAAAGGATATGTTTTCGCACACAAAATGAGCATTTCTGGACCTCAGAGTCTAGTAATTGAAATGGATGAAGTGAAAGTGAACTCAAACGTATCTTCAGACTTGTTTAAGTAG
- a CDS encoding type II toxin-antitoxin system RelE/ParE family toxin: protein MDKIRSVTSYEGHFEKFLNSLDQKTQNKVFKLIEMLETIERIPSNHLKSITGVKGLFEGRIKLGSNIWRVFCFFDGNKLVILLNGFQKKSQKTPKKEIEKAKKLMLQYLKEKKDGKD from the coding sequence TTGGACAAAATAAGATCGGTTACATCATACGAAGGACACTTCGAAAAGTTCCTAAACTCTTTGGACCAAAAGACCCAAAACAAAGTCTTTAAGTTAATTGAGATGTTAGAAACCATTGAACGTATTCCTTCTAACCATCTTAAAAGCATAACTGGAGTAAAAGGCCTTTTTGAGGGACGCATTAAACTTGGATCCAACATCTGGAGAGTGTTCTGCTTTTTTGATGGAAACAAGCTTGTCATCCTTCTTAACGGATTTCAAAAGAAATCACAGAAAACACCCAAGAAGGAAATCGAAAAAGCCAAGAAATTAATGTTGCAGTATTTAAAAGAGAAAAAAGATGGGAAAGACTAA
- a CDS encoding UPF0158 family protein: protein MAKIKPEILNEIAQQIDCGNKAYYNPKSEELICIPNFNDHYEEEEFKEFLGEEIEKVEDPEFQCITPLESWESFEIMENFAYQLNEGLFKNRLIEALSKRKPFRHFKHLVDHSDFRQDWFDFKQKELEKHVERQLI from the coding sequence TTGGCTAAGATTAAACCAGAAATATTAAATGAAATTGCTCAGCAAATTGACTGCGGAAATAAGGCCTATTACAATCCTAAATCCGAGGAATTAATTTGCATCCCTAATTTCAACGATCACTATGAGGAAGAAGAGTTTAAAGAATTTTTAGGTGAGGAAATAGAGAAAGTAGAAGATCCCGAATTTCAGTGCATTACCCCACTTGAATCCTGGGAATCCTTTGAAATCATGGAAAACTTCGCTTATCAACTAAATGAAGGGTTATTTAAGAATCGATTAATAGAAGCTTTATCAAAAAGAAAACCTTTCCGTCACTTTAAACATCTAGTTGATCATTCGGACTTTAGGCAAGACTGGTTTGATTTCAAGCAAAAGGAATTAGAAAAACACGTTGAAAGACAATTAATTTAA
- a CDS encoding M16 family metallopeptidase: MYKKHLCLALAMLSTLVGFSQAKKIDFVEYDLPNGLHVILHEDHSTPVVAITMLYHVGSKNEDPNRTGMAHFFEHLLFEGSENIGRGEFDKYIENAGGVLNANTTQDRTFYYEVLPSNQLELGLWLESERLMHAKVENVGIETQREVVKEERRQRMDNTPYGSILEETFKRAYKVHPYKWSVIGSMDHLNAASDQEFMDFYKTFYVPNNAVLSIAGDINIPETKKLIAKYFGEIKKGTKTIPFPEANEPAQTTEIRDTVFDNIQLPAVIQAYHSPAQGTADAYAMEMLSTLLSSGQSSRLYKRLVDKEQLALQTGVFPLGLEHPGLTLSFAICNSGVDPMAAEKVIDEEIKKLQSELISDEELNKVKNQIEAQFVAGNSRVVGVAESLANYHTYYGDANLINTELQRYLKVSKEDIRNVAKKYLTPKNRVVLYYLPKAN, from the coding sequence ATGTATAAAAAGCATCTATGTCTTGCTCTTGCGATGCTAAGCACCTTGGTGGGCTTTTCGCAAGCTAAAAAGATTGACTTTGTGGAATACGACCTACCCAATGGTCTCCACGTAATTCTTCACGAAGACCACTCAACTCCTGTAGTGGCAATTACCATGTTATACCATGTAGGATCTAAAAACGAAGATCCAAACCGTACAGGTATGGCGCACTTTTTTGAGCACCTTTTATTCGAAGGGTCAGAAAATATTGGCCGTGGTGAGTTCGATAAGTACATTGAAAATGCCGGTGGGGTGTTAAATGCCAATACCACTCAAGACCGTACTTTTTACTACGAGGTTTTACCGTCTAACCAATTAGAATTAGGTCTTTGGTTGGAAAGCGAGCGTTTGATGCACGCAAAAGTTGAAAACGTTGGTATTGAAACTCAACGCGAAGTAGTTAAAGAGGAGCGTAGACAAAGAATGGATAACACTCCTTACGGTTCTATCTTAGAAGAAACCTTTAAAAGAGCGTATAAAGTTCACCCATACAAATGGTCGGTTATTGGTTCTATGGACCACCTAAATGCCGCTTCGGACCAGGAGTTTATGGATTTCTACAAAACTTTCTACGTTCCTAACAATGCAGTACTTTCTATAGCTGGAGATATCAACATACCAGAAACCAAAAAATTAATTGCGAAGTACTTTGGTGAAATCAAAAAAGGAACCAAGACCATTCCTTTCCCAGAGGCTAACGAGCCAGCTCAAACTACAGAGATTAGAGATACTGTTTTCGATAACATCCAACTTCCTGCAGTAATTCAAGCATACCACTCTCCTGCACAAGGAACTGCCGATGCTTATGCAATGGAAATGTTAAGTACACTACTTTCTAGCGGCCAGTCTTCTAGACTATACAAAAGATTAGTAGATAAGGAGCAATTGGCATTACAAACAGGTGTTTTCCCACTTGGATTAGAGCACCCAGGATTAACACTTTCATTTGCTATTTGTAACTCAGGAGTAGATCCTATGGCTGCTGAAAAAGTAATAGACGAGGAAATTAAAAAGTTACAAAGCGAGTTAATTAGCGACGAAGAGCTAAACAAGGTGAAAAACCAAATTGAAGCACAATTTGTTGCAGGTAACTCAAGAGTAGTGGGGGTAGCTGAAAGTTTAGCTAACTACCACACGTATTACGGAGACGCTAACCTTATTAATACCGAGTTACAGCGTTACCTAAAAGTTAGCAAAGAAGATATTAGAAATGTGGCCAAGAAGTACCTAACTCCTAAGAATAGAGTAGTACTTTATTACTTACCAAAAGCCAACTAA
- a CDS encoding TetR/AcrR family transcriptional regulator gives MGRKPIAKKRSRNEVKREKWINECIVHFEKTGIRNITMDDVAQLLNISKATIYNHFKSKDEMVQTAVAMLLNRIRKYEEYLTDQSIPFIKRYYMAMKYYAEQLTSVSPRLVRDVRETYPEMWDYVEMFRNQFSFVIGKYYEEGIAKGYFKDFDVNVMVGTDRWFLDALLTTTYLKDNNLTLDKAFDEYFKIKFDGIIHTVIADCKM, from the coding sequence ATGGGTAGAAAACCAATAGCAAAAAAAAGAAGTCGCAACGAGGTAAAACGTGAAAAGTGGATTAACGAATGCATCGTACACTTCGAGAAAACAGGAATCCGCAACATTACCATGGACGATGTTGCACAGCTATTAAATATTTCTAAAGCCACCATCTACAACCACTTTAAAAGTAAGGATGAAATGGTGCAAACTGCGGTAGCAATGTTGTTAAACCGCATTAGAAAATACGAGGAGTACTTAACCGACCAAAGCATTCCTTTTATTAAGCGCTATTACATGGCGATGAAATATTACGCCGAGCAATTAACCAGTGTATCTCCTAGATTGGTTAGAGATGTAAGAGAAACGTATCCTGAAATGTGGGATTACGTAGAGATGTTTAGAAACCAATTCTCCTTTGTAATTGGAAAGTACTACGAAGAAGGAATTGCAAAAGGATATTTTAAAGACTTTGACGTAAATGTTATGGTGGGTACCGACCGTTGGTTCTTGGATGCCTTATTAACTACTACTTACCTGAAAGACAATAATTTAACCTTGGATAAGGCCTTCGACGAGTATTTTAAAATTAAGTTCGACGGGATTATTCATACTGTTATCGCCGATTGTAAGATGTAG
- a CDS encoding TetR/AcrR family transcriptional regulator — MGTVVKKHKDKAVRKSEIIAAAEKIFFKSGIHQASMDAVASEADVSKGTLYLYFKNKNALYRAILRRAFETLEKYVTEAISDFSGNGKEKIKEAGKAYIKFSKEHPGYFDAILHYENDTVSLDDMEAESLKSMIAGNQVLEVLANVVKAGMDDGSIGTHKNPIKLAIILWGSTTGMLQMLNAKSKLLEHYYNLSEEEMLEDYFEVILKKL; from the coding sequence ATGGGAACGGTCGTCAAGAAACATAAGGACAAAGCGGTTAGAAAGAGCGAAATCATTGCTGCTGCTGAAAAAATTTTCTTTAAAAGTGGTATTCATCAAGCCTCAATGGACGCAGTAGCCAGCGAAGCGGATGTAAGTAAAGGTACACTATACCTATACTTTAAGAACAAAAACGCCTTGTATCGCGCCATATTGCGTAGAGCTTTCGAAACCTTAGAAAAATACGTAACCGAGGCCATCTCAGATTTTAGTGGAAACGGCAAGGAGAAGATAAAAGAGGCGGGAAAAGCCTACATCAAATTCTCTAAAGAACATCCAGGATATTTCGATGCCATTTTGCATTACGAAAACGATACCGTGAGCTTAGACGACATGGAGGCTGAATCGCTGAAAAGCATGATTGCCGGAAACCAGGTTTTAGAAGTACTTGCCAATGTGGTTAAAGCTGGAATGGACGATGGATCTATTGGCACCCATAAAAACCCTATTAAACTGGCCATTATTTTATGGGGGTCTACAACGGGAATGCTCCAAATGCTCAACGCAAAGAGCAAATTGCTAGAGCATTATTATAATTTAAGTGAAGAGGAAATGTTAGAAGATTACTTCGAAGTAATTTTGAAAAAACTGTAA
- a CDS encoding glycerophosphodiester phosphodiesterase produces the protein MTAIIAHRGASALAPENTMAAINKALEIGVDYIEIDVRLSLDNVPVLMHDAKVNRTTNGKGPVVWFYYQSLKKLDAGSWFSPEFKGEQIPSLNEVLGAVVPKAKLLIELKGSLMMQPLLARKLVQQINKHKAQKHCIIQSFSAPLLKSIHRENPDLELNLLLNYSNRAIPIYRDRLPKVGNIYRFKKSSAINPNYKLVDRKMVNAIHKKGRQIFCWTVDDEQEMRRLIDLGVDGIITNHPDKLKKLLKSN, from the coding sequence ATGACAGCAATTATTGCGCATAGAGGTGCCTCGGCATTGGCTCCCGAAAACACCATGGCCGCAATTAATAAGGCTTTGGAGATTGGGGTGGATTACATCGAAATTGATGTAAGACTTAGCTTAGATAATGTACCCGTTTTAATGCACGATGCCAAGGTAAACCGAACCACCAATGGAAAAGGTCCTGTGGTGTGGTTTTACTATCAATCCCTAAAAAAATTAGATGCTGGCTCCTGGTTTTCACCAGAATTTAAAGGAGAGCAAATCCCATCGCTAAATGAGGTTTTAGGCGCTGTAGTTCCCAAAGCAAAATTACTAATAGAGCTAAAAGGCTCCTTGATGATGCAGCCACTTCTGGCGAGAAAACTGGTGCAGCAAATCAACAAACACAAAGCCCAAAAACACTGCATTATTCAGTCTTTTAGTGCCCCACTTCTTAAAAGCATACACCGAGAAAATCCAGATTTGGAGTTGAACTTGCTTTTAAACTACAGCAACCGAGCTATACCCATTTATCGCGATCGCCTGCCCAAAGTGGGTAACATATATAGATTTAAGAAGTCGTCTGCCATCAATCCCAATTATAAATTGGTGGATAGAAAAATGGTAAACGCCATACATAAAAAAGGCCGTCAGATCTTTTGCTGGACGGTAGACGACGAACAAGAAATGCGTCGCTTAATTGATTTGGGTGTGGATGGAATCATTACCAACCATCCCGATAAATTAAAAAAGCTCCTGAAAAGCAATTGA